In Pseudomonas fluorescens NCIMB 11764, a single window of DNA contains:
- a CDS encoding OprD family porin produces MNNKKTAASWGVIVAVGPWLANAQASDFLADAKVDLEMRNFYMNRDFRDGSGQSKRDEWAQGFILRAQSGYTPGFVGFGLDAIAMVGLKLDSSPDRTGTGLLPVHDDGRAPDEYSKAGLTAKMRVSKTELKVGTLMPKLPTLQSNFGRLLPQTFRGGMLESREWGGLELIGGHLDQVTDRDVTGAQGLAINNKNRRFRGPLDGGNFELAGAAYRWKTVQLTYQVGRLEDVYQQHFLGLTSAHEVGEGKFKSDLRLFISDDQGQARAGQVDNRAFSAMTTYEWRGNAFSLGYQAMSGDSAFPYVEGTDPYLVNFVQVGDFAEKGERSWQLRYARDLATWGLPGLTFMTRYIKGTDAEVLATDSGREHELDIELQYRVQSGPLKALDIRLRNAAYRSDFSRNANDTRVILSYPISFL; encoded by the coding sequence ATGAATAATAAGAAAACAGCTGCATCCTGGGGCGTCATCGTCGCCGTCGGGCCATGGCTTGCCAACGCGCAGGCCTCGGATTTCCTGGCGGATGCCAAAGTCGACCTGGAGATGCGCAACTTCTACATGAACCGCGATTTTCGCGACGGCAGCGGCCAATCAAAACGCGATGAATGGGCCCAGGGTTTCATTCTTCGTGCACAGTCGGGCTACACCCCCGGATTTGTCGGCTTCGGCCTGGACGCTATCGCCATGGTCGGCCTGAAACTCGACTCCAGCCCCGACCGCACCGGCACCGGCTTGCTGCCGGTACACGATGACGGCAGGGCGCCCGATGAATATTCCAAGGCCGGCTTGACGGCAAAAATGCGCGTGTCCAAAACCGAGTTGAAGGTGGGTACCTTGATGCCCAAGCTGCCCACGTTGCAATCGAACTTCGGGCGTTTGCTCCCGCAGACCTTCCGCGGTGGCATGCTCGAATCCCGCGAGTGGGGTGGCCTGGAGCTGATTGGCGGGCACCTTGATCAAGTCACTGACCGTGATGTCACCGGCGCGCAAGGGCTGGCCATCAATAACAAGAATCGACGATTCAGGGGCCCGCTCGATGGCGGCAACTTTGAACTGGCGGGCGCCGCCTATCGTTGGAAGACCGTGCAGCTGACCTACCAGGTCGGTCGCCTGGAAGATGTCTACCAGCAACATTTTCTGGGACTCACCAGCGCCCACGAGGTCGGTGAGGGCAAGTTCAAGTCGGACCTGCGGCTGTTCATCAGCGACGACCAGGGACAGGCACGCGCCGGGCAGGTGGACAATCGCGCGTTCAGCGCAATGACCACCTACGAATGGCGGGGCAATGCGTTCAGCCTGGGTTATCAGGCCATGAGTGGAGATTCGGCATTTCCCTACGTCGAGGGCACCGACCCGTACCTGGTCAACTTCGTGCAGGTGGGCGACTTCGCCGAGAAGGGCGAGCGTTCATGGCAACTCCGGTATGCCCGTGACCTGGCGACATGGGGCCTGCCGGGGCTGACCTTCATGACTCGCTATATCAAGGGCACGGATGCAGAAGTGCTGGCCACCGATTCAGGCCGTGAGCACGAACTGGACATCGAATTGCAGTATCGGGTGCAGAGCGGGCCGCTCAAGGCCCTGGACATACGCCTGCGCAACGCCGCGTACCGCTCGGACTTCTCCCGCAATGCCAACGACACGCGGGTGATCCTCAGCTATCCCATTTCCTTCCTGTAA
- a CDS encoding ABC transporter permease: MNIFLGRLAIFIVIFGTWQLSSGPLIDPFFVSSPSEIAGKFYELVISGRLFSHGGITVVETLAGFVLGATVGIAVGLLLGRNELLAKLLDPILISIYSLPKVALAPLFIMWFGIGIEMKIILTATIVFFLVFLNTYSGVRAVDREQLEILRLMGAREHHLITKVVFPSAIQWVFTGLKLSVPYALIGAIVGEIMASNRGLGYLLQDAAGQLDTAGVFAALVAIIALALLLQAVVRMVETRLMPWKKDLGDREASV, encoded by the coding sequence ATGAATATTTTCCTTGGACGCCTGGCGATTTTCATCGTGATTTTCGGCACCTGGCAACTGTCGTCGGGGCCGTTGATCGATCCCTTTTTCGTTAGCTCACCCAGTGAGATCGCCGGCAAGTTCTACGAGCTGGTCATCAGTGGCAGGCTGTTTTCTCATGGCGGGATAACCGTGGTGGAGACGCTCGCAGGCTTCGTGCTCGGGGCAACTGTCGGGATTGCGGTGGGGCTGTTGTTGGGCCGTAACGAATTGCTGGCCAAGCTGCTTGATCCGATCCTGATCTCGATCTACAGCTTGCCGAAAGTGGCCCTGGCTCCGCTGTTCATCATGTGGTTCGGCATCGGCATCGAGATGAAGATCATCCTGACCGCCACCATTGTGTTCTTCCTGGTGTTCCTCAACACCTACAGCGGCGTACGTGCGGTTGACCGCGAGCAGCTTGAGATCCTGCGCTTGATGGGCGCCCGCGAACACCACCTGATCACCAAGGTGGTATTCCCCTCGGCCATCCAATGGGTGTTCACCGGCCTCAAGCTTTCGGTGCCCTACGCCCTGATCGGCGCCATCGTCGGCGAAATCATGGCCTCCAATCGTGGGCTCGGCTACCTGCTGCAGGATGCCGCCGGGCAATTGGACACCGCCGGTGTGTTCGCTGCACTGGTCGCGATTATCGCCCTGGCGCTGCTGCTGCAAGCGGTCGTGCGGATGGTTGAAACCCGACTGATGCCGTGGAAAAAAGACCTGGGTGATCGTGAAGCTTCGGTTTGA
- a CDS encoding 3-hydroxyacyl-CoA dehydrogenase NAD-binding domain-containing protein encodes MDSLVSLKTDDGIGVITINNPPVNALSQGVRQQLSACLAQAQADPAAQAIVITCQGKTFVAGADLKEFDQPLMEPHLPDILNAIENSQKPVIAALHGSVLGGGLELALACHLRIADEHTVLGLPEVSLGLIPGAGGTQRLVRLCGALVAVDVVIAGQRLTAVQAQAVGLVDHCVTTNLQSAAIEHAMRFLLTDPFWRRTRDRLRPAHDATEFEAKVAGVMKRLVGQQAPQAALEAINAALTESFDDGMALERSLFIGRRQSAQAKALRHLFFAERALADRTRKLADNGQAHAIQKVAVIGSGTMGAGIAICVANAGFAVSLIDVQDAALQRGVKNIDDYYRDALLKGRMDEHACQERRALILPSTYMDAVADADLVIEAVFEDIEVKRAVFRQLDTLCKPDAILATNTSYLDIEAIADCTRRPQQVLGMHFFSPAPVMKLLEVVRTTQTDRSVLAAVLTLARRLGKVAVTVGVCDGFVGNRLLAAREREAMFLLEEGASPEAVDRVMRAFGFPIGPFELRDMAGVDVAWRNRQGRLLQLSEREQRCDWVDKLYAAGRHGQKTGLGFYRYAPGSRQAVPDSWLAQLLEQHRQQWGVAPRSISDQEIEERCLFAMINEAAWLLDNDIVEHPADIDLVWIHGYGFPRYKGGLTYYADHAGLGHVAKTLKCYNPEAGRALSAFMTRRKTFHTH; translated from the coding sequence ATGGATTCCTTGGTAAGTCTGAAAACAGATGACGGCATCGGTGTCATCACAATCAACAACCCGCCCGTGAATGCCTTGTCCCAGGGCGTGCGGCAACAACTGTCAGCCTGTCTGGCGCAGGCGCAGGCCGACCCCGCTGCGCAGGCCATTGTCATCACCTGCCAGGGCAAGACGTTTGTGGCCGGCGCCGACCTCAAGGAGTTCGACCAGCCGTTGATGGAACCGCACTTGCCGGACATTCTGAACGCTATCGAAAACAGCCAGAAACCGGTGATCGCCGCTCTGCATGGCTCGGTGCTCGGTGGTGGCCTGGAGCTGGCGCTGGCGTGTCATTTGCGCATCGCCGATGAACACACAGTGCTGGGCCTTCCTGAGGTCAGTCTGGGCTTGATACCTGGCGCGGGCGGCACACAGCGCCTGGTTCGCCTGTGCGGCGCGCTGGTTGCCGTTGACGTGGTAATTGCCGGGCAGCGGCTGACGGCGGTGCAGGCGCAGGCTGTCGGGCTGGTGGACCACTGTGTGACCACCAACCTGCAAAGTGCGGCGATCGAGCACGCGATGCGCTTCCTCCTCACCGATCCATTCTGGCGGCGCACGCGGGATCGACTGAGACCTGCCCACGACGCTACTGAGTTCGAGGCGAAGGTGGCAGGGGTGATGAAAAGACTGGTTGGGCAACAAGCCCCCCAGGCCGCCCTTGAAGCGATCAACGCAGCCCTGACCGAGTCGTTTGACGACGGTATGGCGTTGGAGCGTTCGCTGTTTATCGGACGGCGGCAGTCGGCCCAGGCCAAAGCCTTGCGGCATCTGTTTTTCGCCGAGCGGGCCCTGGCCGACCGTACGCGCAAGCTCGCCGACAATGGCCAGGCGCACGCGATTCAAAAGGTCGCGGTGATCGGTTCGGGCACCATGGGCGCCGGGATTGCCATTTGCGTGGCCAACGCAGGTTTTGCTGTGAGCCTGATCGATGTGCAGGACGCCGCGCTGCAACGCGGCGTAAAGAACATTGACGACTATTACCGGGATGCGTTGCTCAAGGGGCGCATGGACGAACACGCCTGCCAGGAACGCCGGGCGTTGATCCTGCCATCGACTTATATGGACGCTGTGGCGGACGCCGATCTGGTTATCGAAGCGGTGTTTGAAGACATTGAGGTCAAACGCGCGGTGTTTCGCCAGCTGGATACCCTGTGCAAGCCGGACGCGATTCTGGCGACCAACACCTCGTACCTGGACATCGAGGCCATCGCCGATTGCACGCGGCGCCCGCAACAGGTGTTGGGCATGCACTTCTTCAGCCCCGCGCCGGTGATGAAGCTCCTGGAAGTGGTGCGCACCACCCAGACCGACAGGTCGGTCCTGGCTGCGGTGCTGACCTTGGCGCGGCGTCTGGGCAAGGTGGCGGTCACCGTGGGGGTGTGCGACGGCTTCGTGGGTAATCGGCTGTTGGCCGCGAGGGAGCGCGAAGCCATGTTTCTGCTGGAGGAGGGCGCGTCGCCCGAGGCTGTCGACCGGGTGATGCGAGCGTTTGGCTTCCCCATCGGCCCCTTTGAACTGCGTGATATGGCAGGTGTGGATGTCGCCTGGCGCAACCGCCAGGGGCGTCTGTTGCAGCTGAGCGAGCGTGAGCAACGCTGCGATTGGGTCGATAAATTGTATGCCGCAGGACGGCATGGGCAAAAAACCGGGCTTGGGTTTTATCGCTATGCGCCGGGCAGTCGTCAGGCTGTGCCGGATTCATGGCTGGCGCAATTGTTGGAGCAGCATCGCCAGCAATGGGGTGTTGCGCCCCGTAGTATCTCTGATCAGGAAATCGAAGAACGCTGCCTGTTTGCGATGATCAACGAGGCTGCCTGGTTGCTCGACAACGATATTGTGGAGCACCCTGCTGATATCGATCTGGTATGGATTCATGGCTACGGCTTCCCGCGTTACAAGGGCGGGTTGACCTACTATGCAGACCACGCAGGTCTCGGTCATGTGGCGAAGACGCTCAAGTGCTACAACCCCGAGGCGGGCAGGGCACTCTCCGCGTTCATGACTCGACGCAAGACTTTCCACACTCATTGA
- a CDS encoding ABC transporter substrate-binding protein: MSIKTLIAKMGLVASLVAASAGAYAQDIKVALGTDGFVHMPLFVAVDGGYFKKQGMNVELIKFKGGGAATSGLASRTVEFCSCAIQNSINAKLKGADLTLLGRLVGQYASNVVISQKKADQLGLTAQTPMEERLKAMKGLKIAVSGSGGSADFLVRFLGEKGGLSAEKDFTLLYLNSASAILTAFSQGRIDGFALSSPTSDSAIIEHKGFTLLDMADGQVKELDGYPSIALSARKQWADENPQTVKQFLDGLAQATKLINENPEQAMKLVRARFEGTPDNVYAAAWKSNKHSFPQSPYLSEEDVARAIAFLGKIQGQSIPGKASDYMTSMR; encoded by the coding sequence ATGTCTATTAAAACGCTGATTGCAAAGATGGGTCTGGTCGCTTCGCTGGTGGCTGCAAGCGCTGGCGCCTATGCGCAGGATATCAAGGTTGCCCTGGGAACCGACGGCTTCGTGCACATGCCACTGTTCGTGGCGGTGGATGGCGGCTATTTCAAGAAACAGGGGATGAATGTCGAACTGATCAAGTTCAAGGGCGGCGGTGCCGCGACCTCGGGCCTTGCCAGTCGAACCGTCGAGTTCTGTTCGTGCGCGATCCAGAATTCGATCAATGCGAAATTGAAGGGCGCCGACCTGACCTTGCTGGGGCGACTGGTCGGGCAGTATGCGAGCAATGTGGTCATCAGCCAGAAGAAAGCCGACCAGCTTGGACTGACCGCGCAAACCCCTATGGAAGAGCGCTTGAAGGCGATGAAGGGCTTGAAGATTGCCGTCAGCGGTTCGGGTGGCAGTGCCGACTTCCTGGTGCGCTTCCTCGGTGAAAAAGGTGGCCTTTCGGCAGAGAAAGACTTCACCTTGCTCTACCTCAACAGCGCCAGTGCCATTCTGACCGCGTTCTCCCAAGGACGTATCGATGGCTTTGCCTTGTCCTCGCCAACTTCGGACAGCGCGATTATCGAGCACAAAGGTTTCACACTGTTGGACATGGCCGACGGGCAGGTCAAGGAACTCGATGGCTATCCTTCGATCGCCTTGAGCGCACGCAAACAGTGGGCTGATGAAAACCCGCAAACCGTGAAGCAATTCCTCGACGGCCTGGCACAAGCGACAAAACTGATCAACGAAAACCCTGAGCAAGCGATGAAGCTGGTGCGCGCCCGTTTTGAAGGTACGCCGGATAACGTCTATGCGGCGGCTTGGAAATCCAACAAGCACTCGTTCCCGCAATCGCCTTATTTGAGTGAAGAAGATGTGGCCCGGGCCATTGCGTTTCTCGGCAAGATCCAGGGCCAATCGATTCCCGGCAAGGCCAGCGACTACATGACCTCCATGCGCTGA
- a CDS encoding MFS transporter, with product MNTLTAAQVTPQEALESSACRKAAIRLIPLLAIAYFFNYLDRTNVGFASLTMNDDLGLTASQFGFAAGIFYVGYCLFEVPSNLALYRFGARRWLARIMITWGLFSASTALAQGPVSYSVIRLLAGIAEAGFFPGVIFFLSLWFPIQYRTRVMAWFLFAIPVSSVLGGPLSAAMLAMDGIWGYRGWQWLLVLQGLPACVLGVMCLKMLADKPADAKWLTAQERQALQSALDAEHESRGSHSFRESIKDVRVWLLAAILFSYIIGILGIGVWLPQILKTHALTTTQIGWVSAIPYLIASIAMLLWAKVLARKRRYVLHLAITCATGAAGFIFSVVYSDLIPALIGLTVALIGLSSVRTCFYSIPSTFLSKQAAAGGIAFINAVGSLGGLVGPYAVGWLKDLTHSFNAGLIAMAAMLCVATVLTLILRYVVKET from the coding sequence ATGAATACACTCACAGCCGCTCAAGTCACACCCCAGGAGGCACTGGAATCCAGCGCCTGTCGCAAAGCCGCGATCAGGTTGATTCCCTTGCTCGCCATTGCGTATTTCTTCAATTATCTCGACAGAACCAACGTCGGGTTCGCGTCTTTGACCATGAATGACGATTTGGGGCTCACCGCGTCCCAGTTCGGTTTTGCGGCCGGCATTTTTTATGTCGGTTATTGCCTGTTCGAAGTGCCCAGCAACCTGGCGCTCTACCGCTTCGGCGCGCGGCGATGGCTGGCCAGGATCATGATCACCTGGGGACTGTTCTCCGCCTCCACCGCGTTGGCTCAAGGGCCTGTCAGTTATTCGGTCATCCGCCTCCTGGCCGGCATTGCGGAAGCCGGTTTTTTCCCCGGCGTGATCTTCTTTCTGTCGCTGTGGTTTCCCATCCAGTATCGGACCCGGGTCATGGCCTGGTTTCTGTTCGCCATTCCGGTGTCGTCCGTGCTCGGTGGGCCGCTCTCCGCCGCCATGCTGGCGATGGATGGCATCTGGGGTTACCGCGGCTGGCAGTGGCTGCTGGTACTCCAGGGCCTGCCGGCCTGCGTTCTGGGCGTGATGTGTCTGAAAATGCTGGCCGACAAGCCCGCCGATGCGAAGTGGCTGACCGCGCAAGAGCGCCAAGCGTTGCAATCGGCCCTCGATGCCGAGCATGAGTCACGGGGTTCGCACAGCTTTCGCGAGTCCATCAAGGACGTGCGGGTGTGGCTGCTGGCGGCCATTCTGTTCAGCTATATCATCGGCATCCTCGGCATCGGTGTATGGCTGCCGCAAATCCTCAAGACCCATGCACTGACCACCACCCAGATTGGCTGGGTGTCGGCGATCCCTTATCTTATTGCCAGCATCGCCATGCTGCTGTGGGCGAAGGTGCTCGCACGCAAGCGCCGTTATGTCTTGCACTTGGCGATTACCTGCGCCACGGGGGCGGCCGGGTTTATCTTCTCGGTGGTCTACAGTGACCTGATTCCGGCCCTGATTGGCCTCACGGTCGCGTTGATCGGCTTGAGTTCGGTGCGCACTTGCTTCTACAGCATCCCGTCGACATTCCTGAGCAAGCAGGCGGCGGCCGGCGGCATCGCTTTCATCAATGCGGTGGGTAGCCTTGGCGGGTTGGTGGGGCCGTACGCGGTGGGCTGGCTCAAGGATCTCACACACTCATTCAACGCCGGGCTCATTGCGATGGCGGCGATGCTGTGTGTCGCAACGGTATTGACCTTGATTCTGCGGTACGTGGTCAAGGAAACCTGA
- a CDS encoding acetate--CoA ligase family protein: protein MDNISRLMNPRSVAVIGASGDAQKTSGRPIAFLRKHGFEGRLYPVNPRYTEIDGLTCYPSIAALPEVPDAAIILLGPERANQAVAELAAMGTPAAIVLAGGYGEAGEEGIARQQALQKARGNMRILGPNTIGLINLTEGITLSASGALDQEALRAGNIAVISQSGGILGSILSRGAAAGIGFSKLVATSNEVDLDVADFVDYLVDDEATEVIALYLEGLRDTEKFSRAALKARAAGKPIVVFKVGRSEAGARSAASHTGALAGADALYDVYFKQLGIVRAQTFADLLDLPFALASRRTMVGNRVAILTSTGGAGTLIADALGANGFDTPPPGEATAARLRDLDIGDQAVLDRNPIDLTLAGLQPQIMQEAMRILLESADYDAVISVVGSSGVARPTLMADAIRNSQRDSSKPVLAYVSPHAPQALLRINSNQGVAFTAPEACASALLAMKAKACVAQETPQAQSSSQYMTAEEVQQLPSGTLDEQQSKALFTRFGVPVTREQAVGDAGQAIEAARMLGPKVVLKVLSERITHKTEVGGVALGLTEHSIGQALDDMRSVVAGKVGFVPERFLVQEMVSGGHELILGFHRDPQLGPALLLGMGGVSAELLRDTSMRLLPITRKDADAMLRELKTFALLDGYRGAPKADINALVDCIVAFADMATTLGTKLDEAEINPLRVFAEGQGVRAVDGLTLLA, encoded by the coding sequence ATGGATAATATTTCCCGCCTGATGAACCCGCGCAGTGTCGCGGTGATCGGTGCCTCCGGCGATGCGCAAAAGACCTCCGGGCGGCCCATCGCTTTCCTGCGCAAACATGGCTTCGAGGGCCGCTTGTACCCGGTCAACCCGCGTTACACCGAGATCGACGGGTTGACGTGCTATCCCTCTATCGCCGCGCTGCCCGAGGTGCCTGATGCTGCCATCATCCTGCTCGGTCCCGAACGTGCCAACCAGGCCGTTGCCGAACTGGCGGCCATGGGCACGCCAGCGGCCATCGTGCTTGCCGGTGGTTATGGCGAAGCTGGCGAGGAAGGCATCGCGCGCCAGCAAGCCTTGCAAAAGGCGCGGGGCAACATGCGTATCCTGGGACCGAACACCATCGGTCTGATCAACCTCACCGAGGGCATCACCTTGTCGGCCAGCGGCGCGCTGGATCAGGAGGCGTTGAGAGCAGGCAATATCGCGGTGATTTCCCAGAGTGGCGGAATCCTGGGCTCGATCCTGTCCCGCGGTGCCGCCGCCGGCATTGGTTTTTCCAAGCTGGTGGCGACCAGTAACGAAGTCGACCTGGATGTCGCCGATTTCGTCGACTACCTGGTGGATGACGAAGCCACCGAAGTCATCGCCCTGTACCTGGAAGGGCTGCGCGATACCGAGAAGTTCAGCCGCGCCGCACTCAAGGCACGCGCCGCCGGCAAGCCCATCGTGGTGTTCAAGGTCGGGCGTTCGGAAGCCGGCGCCCGCTCGGCGGCGTCGCATACCGGCGCCCTGGCCGGAGCCGACGCACTCTACGACGTTTACTTCAAACAACTGGGTATCGTGCGGGCGCAGACGTTTGCCGATCTGCTCGACCTGCCGTTCGCGTTGGCCAGCCGGCGCACGATGGTGGGTAACCGGGTGGCGATTTTGACCTCGACCGGCGGTGCCGGCACGCTGATCGCCGATGCCTTGGGTGCCAATGGTTTCGACACCCCGCCGCCGGGTGAGGCCACGGCCGCACGTTTGCGCGATCTGGATATCGGTGACCAGGCGGTGCTCGATCGCAACCCTATCGACCTGACGCTGGCCGGCCTGCAGCCGCAGATCATGCAAGAGGCGATGCGCATCCTGCTGGAAAGCGCGGACTACGACGCGGTCATCAGTGTAGTGGGCTCATCCGGCGTCGCGCGCCCGACGCTGATGGCCGACGCCATCCGTAATAGCCAGCGCGACAGCAGCAAGCCCGTACTCGCCTATGTCAGCCCACACGCGCCGCAAGCCTTGCTGCGCATCAACAGCAACCAGGGCGTCGCCTTTACTGCGCCTGAGGCCTGCGCGAGTGCGTTGCTGGCGATGAAAGCCAAGGCCTGCGTTGCTCAAGAAACGCCGCAAGCGCAATCGAGCAGCCAGTACATGACGGCCGAGGAAGTCCAGCAGTTACCGAGCGGAACCCTTGATGAACAGCAAAGCAAAGCCCTGTTTACCCGTTTCGGTGTGCCCGTCACCCGCGAGCAGGCGGTTGGGGATGCCGGTCAGGCAATCGAGGCCGCCCGCATGCTCGGACCGAAGGTGGTGCTCAAGGTGCTCTCCGAGCGCATCACCCACAAGACCGAAGTCGGCGGCGTCGCGCTCGGCCTGACCGAACACAGTATTGGCCAAGCGTTGGACGACATGCGCAGCGTGGTCGCCGGCAAGGTCGGATTCGTGCCTGAGCGCTTTCTTGTCCAGGAGATGGTCAGTGGTGGCCACGAGCTGATTCTGGGCTTCCATCGTGACCCGCAACTGGGGCCTGCGCTGCTGCTGGGCATGGGCGGTGTCAGCGCCGAACTGCTGCGGGATACCAGCATGCGGCTGCTCCCGATCACGCGCAAAGACGCGGACGCGATGCTCCGGGAGTTGAAAACCTTTGCGTTGCTCGATGGTTATCGCGGCGCGCCCAAGGCCGATATCAACGCGCTGGTCGATTGCATTGTCGCGTTCGCCGACATGGCCACCACCCTGGGCACAAAGCTCGACGAGGCAGAGATCAACCCGTTGCGGGTATTTGCCGAAGGGCAGGGCGTGAGGGCGGTGGATGGCCTGACACTGCTGGCCTGA
- a CDS encoding alpha/beta fold hydrolase — MHYTRVMQSLIVAGLIAYSLPGNADDSVRTLVAEKGNVHIEALDQGKGHVIVILPSKGRGANDYDEVARYLAADGYRVIRPEPRGIKGSKAPMDTPTLHDFAADVALVMDKAKTGPSVVVGHAWGSQPARVLAVDRPDLVNGIVLAAASIGKLPAGSSEKPYGRMVEAIKGAGNYSLPEAKRIDYLKEAFFAPGNDPRAWLSGWYDKTHQAQDHARDTTPVELYWSAGKTVPILDLQGQHDAVVIPNILKSMLGDRVEHKTIANAGHAMAPEQPREMADAIAEFAQRVYAAK, encoded by the coding sequence ATGCACTACACTCGCGTCATGCAATCTTTAATCGTCGCTGGCCTCATTGCCTATAGCCTGCCGGGAAATGCCGATGATTCGGTACGCACGCTGGTTGCCGAAAAAGGCAACGTGCATATCGAGGCGCTGGACCAGGGCAAGGGTCATGTCATCGTGATCCTGCCGTCAAAAGGCCGGGGCGCGAATGACTATGACGAGGTGGCACGCTATCTGGCCGCCGACGGCTACCGTGTGATCCGCCCTGAACCGCGTGGAATCAAGGGCAGCAAGGCGCCGATGGACACGCCGACGCTGCACGATTTCGCCGCCGACGTGGCCCTGGTGATGGACAAGGCCAAGACCGGGCCTTCGGTGGTGGTCGGGCATGCCTGGGGCAGCCAGCCCGCCCGCGTGCTGGCGGTGGATCGCCCGGATCTGGTCAATGGCATCGTGTTGGCGGCCGCGTCGATTGGCAAGTTGCCCGCCGGCTCATCGGAGAAACCCTATGGCCGCATGGTCGAGGCCATCAAAGGCGCGGGTAATTATTCGTTGCCGGAAGCCAAGCGTATCGATTATCTCAAAGAGGCGTTCTTCGCTCCTGGCAATGACCCGCGCGCCTGGCTGAGCGGATGGTACGACAAGACTCACCAGGCCCAGGACCATGCGCGCGATACCACACCCGTGGAGCTCTATTGGTCAGCCGGTAAAACCGTGCCCATTCTTGACTTGCAGGGGCAGCATGACGCGGTGGTGATTCCGAACATTCTCAAGTCCATGCTCGGCGACCGGGTCGAGCACAAAACCATCGCCAACGCCGGGCACGCCATGGCGCCCGAGCAGCCTCGTGAAATGGCGGATGCCATCGCCGAGTTTGCGCAACGCGTGTATGCGGCCAAGTGA
- a CDS encoding ABC transporter ATP-binding protein yields MPVALKSITQPKGAERDEQASSLIQFVGVSKSFTVKGVAKQASHSINLSIKKGEVVTVVGPSGCGKSTLLNMVAGLFAPTEGQVVYNGKAVCGVNGRTGYMTQSDHLLPWRDVVGNIAVPLEIQGMAKAERRVRIQELIQLVGLEGFEKSYPSQLSGGMRKRAALARLLAYDPETLLMDEPFAALDAQLRMRMQTELIRLSRRLNKTVIFVTHDLDEAVALGDRCLIFAGRPGTIVKDVQIPLGEERNILQLRKDPRYHQLCGDLWDFMTPSLNDAEKDNRA; encoded by the coding sequence ATGCCTGTCGCATTGAAATCCATCACCCAGCCCAAAGGCGCTGAACGCGACGAGCAGGCTTCATCGCTCATTCAGTTCGTCGGCGTCTCCAAATCCTTCACCGTGAAAGGTGTGGCCAAGCAGGCCTCCCATAGCATCAACCTGTCGATCAAGAAGGGCGAAGTGGTCACCGTGGTCGGGCCGTCGGGATGCGGCAAGTCCACCCTGCTGAACATGGTCGCGGGGCTGTTTGCGCCCACCGAAGGGCAGGTGGTCTACAACGGCAAGGCCGTTTGCGGGGTCAATGGCCGTACCGGCTACATGACCCAGAGTGATCACTTGCTGCCCTGGCGTGATGTGGTCGGCAACATTGCCGTGCCGTTGGAAATCCAGGGCATGGCCAAGGCCGAACGGCGCGTGCGCATTCAGGAACTGATTCAACTGGTGGGTCTTGAAGGCTTTGAAAAGTCTTATCCCAGCCAGCTCTCCGGCGGCATGCGTAAACGTGCTGCCCTGGCCCGGCTGCTGGCGTATGACCCTGAAACCCTGCTGATGGACGAGCCCTTCGCGGCACTGGATGCGCAATTGCGCATGCGCATGCAGACCGAGCTGATCCGACTCAGTCGCCGGTTGAACAAGACCGTCATCTTCGTCACCCACGATTTGGATGAAGCCGTGGCACTCGGCGACCGTTGCCTGATCTTCGCCGGCCGCCCCGGCACCATCGTCAAGGACGTGCAGATCCCCCTGGGCGAGGAGCGCAACATTTTGCAGTTGCGCAAGGACCCCCGCTATCACCAGCTCTGCGGTGATTTGTGGGATTTCATGACCCCGTCTTTGAACGATGCAGAAAAGGATAACCGAGCATGA